Proteins encoded within one genomic window of Camelina sativa cultivar DH55 chromosome 19, Cs, whole genome shotgun sequence:
- the LOC104764042 gene encoding NAC transcription factor 29-like encodes MISKDPRSSLPPGFRFHPTDEELILHYLRKKVSSSPVPLSIIADVDIYKSDPWDLPAKAPFGEKEWYFFSPRDRKYPNGARPNRAAASGYWKATGTDKLIAVSNGQGSHENIGIKKALVFYRGKPPKGVKTNWIMHEYRLAESLSPKRIINSSSSQVNNLGDRNLKSKEYSMRLDDWVLCRIYKKSHSSVSSPDVASVTSNQEQEEIENEPFVDRGTFLQNEQQPLKRQKSSFSNLLDATDFTFLTNFLNETPEIRTESDFSFMVSNFSNPDIYGNHYLDQKLPQLSSPTSDTSGIGSKRERLDFAEETMNTSKKMMNYYNYNNSIDQLDHSMIPQSSFLNQELLMSSHSHYHGR; translated from the exons atgataaGCAAGGATCCAAGATCGAGCTTACCACCCGGCTTTCGATTTCATCCAACAGATGAAGAACTCATTCTCCATTACCTAAGGAAGAAAGTCTCCTCTTCCCCGGTTCCACTTTCCATCATCGCCGATGTCGATATTTACAAATCCGATCCATGGGACTTACCAG CTAAGGCTCCGTTTGGAGAGAAAGAATGGTATTTTTTCAGTCCGAGGGATAGGAAATATCCTAACGGAGCAAGACCAAACAGAGCGGCTGCGTCTGGCTATTGGAAAGCAACCGGAACGGATAAACTAATCGCGGTATCAAATGGTCAAGGATCTCATGAAAACATTGGTATAAAAAAAGCTCTTGTGTTTTATAGAGGAAAGCCTCCAAAAGGTGTTAAAACCAACTGGATCATGCATGAGTATCGTCTTGCCGAATCTTTATCCCCCAAAAGAATCATCAACTCCTCTAGTAGCCAAGTCAATAATTTGGGAgatagaaatttaaaatctaaagAATATTCGATGAGG CTGGATGATTGGGTTCTTTGCCGGATATACAAGAAATCACACTCTTCAGTGTCATCACCTGATGTTGCATCAGTCACAAGCAATCAAGAACAAGAGGAAATTGAAAACGAACCATTCGTAGACCGCGGAACCTTTTTGCAAAACGAACAACAACCCCTTAAACGTCAGAAGTCTTCTTTCTCTAACTTACTAGACGCTACAGATTTTACGTTCCTCACAAATTTTCTAAACGAAACCCCTGAAATTCGTACCGAATCAGATTTTTCTTTCATGGTCAGTAATTTCTCTAATCCTGACATCTACGGAAACCATTACTTGGATCAAAAGTTACCACAGCTGAGCTCTCCTACTTCAGATACAAGCGGGATCggaagcaaaagagagagactgGATTTTGCGGAAGAAACGATGAACACTTCTAAGAAGATGATGAACTACTATAATTACAATAATAGTATAGATCAACTGGATCATAGTATGATTCCACAGTCTAGTTTCCTGAATCAGGAACTCTTGATGAGTTCTCACAGTCATTATCACGGCCGCTAG